A stretch of the Bradyrhizobium arachidis genome encodes the following:
- a CDS encoding Gfo/Idh/MocA family protein, which produces MARIRVGLVGCGFVSELHMYAYKRVYGVDVEVRAVAARGDHVVAFARHHQISTVYRSFRDLIADAEIDIVDICTPPNLHTSMIVEAMQAGKHVICEKPFAGYFGRESDKQPIGRHVPKAQMYRHVLEEMDATRAAIERSGKLFMYAEDWVYAPAVTKTAEIIKATKDKILFMKGEESHSGSHAAHAAQWAMTGGGSLIRMGCHPLSAVLYLKQVEAKARGETIRVASVTCDVGNVTASLKPEERSYVKANPVDVEDWGTLTATFSDGTKATIFSGDMIMGGVRNLIETFTSGGALFANITPNTHLVSYQTSEEKLASVYITEKVDRKTGWQYVCLEEEWTRGYLQEIQDFMECAATGRQPLSDLALAYETIKVNYAGYWAAEEGRRVTL; this is translated from the coding sequence ATGGCAAGGATCAGGGTGGGGCTCGTGGGCTGCGGCTTCGTGTCGGAGCTGCACATGTATGCCTACAAGCGCGTCTACGGTGTTGATGTCGAGGTGAGAGCTGTGGCCGCACGGGGCGATCATGTCGTCGCATTCGCGCGCCACCACCAGATTTCAACCGTCTACCGCAGCTTTCGCGACCTGATTGCCGACGCCGAGATCGACATCGTCGACATCTGCACGCCGCCTAATCTCCATACCTCGATGATCGTCGAGGCCATGCAGGCCGGCAAGCACGTCATCTGCGAAAAACCGTTTGCCGGTTATTTCGGCCGCGAGAGCGACAAGCAGCCGATCGGCAGGCACGTGCCCAAGGCGCAGATGTACCGGCATGTGCTGGAGGAGATGGACGCGACCCGCGCCGCAATCGAGCGAAGCGGCAAGCTTTTCATGTACGCCGAGGACTGGGTCTATGCCCCGGCCGTGACCAAGACCGCCGAGATCATCAAGGCGACCAAGGACAAGATTTTGTTCATGAAGGGCGAGGAGAGCCACTCCGGCTCGCACGCGGCCCACGCCGCGCAATGGGCGATGACCGGCGGCGGCTCGCTGATCCGCATGGGCTGTCACCCGCTGTCGGCGGTGCTCTATCTCAAGCAGGTCGAGGCCAAGGCGCGTGGCGAGACCATCCGCGTCGCCAGCGTGACCTGCGACGTCGGCAATGTCACCGCGAGCCTCAAGCCGGAGGAGCGTAGCTATGTCAAGGCCAATCCGGTCGACGTCGAGGATTGGGGCACGTTGACCGCGACCTTCTCCGACGGCACCAAGGCCACGATCTTCTCCGGCGACATGATCATGGGCGGCGTGCGCAATTTGATCGAGACCTTCACCTCTGGCGGCGCGCTGTTCGCCAACATCACACCGAACACCCATCTCGTCAGCTACCAGACCTCTGAGGAGAAGCTGGCCTCGGTCTACATCACCGAAAAGGTCGACCGCAAAACCGGCTGGCAATATGTCTGCCTCGAGGAGGAATGGACGCGCGGCTATTTGCAGGAAATCCAGGATTTTATGGAATGCGCCGCGACCGGGCGGCAGCCGCTGTCGGACCTCGCGCTCGCTTATGAGACGATCAAGGTCAACTATGCCGGCTATTGGGCCGCGGAGGAGGGCAGGCGCGTGACGCTGTGA
- a CDS encoding ABC transporter substrate-binding protein, whose amino-acid sequence MPTSRRTLLKTSAAAAAALTFDWTRAQAQAETVRVGVIYDLTGPFAAGGSVASSIGAQIAIDLVNERGGIGSKYKVSPVAADSQSKPDVAINESERLINQEKVDIILGVYASAHAVPLAAKVEQQKKILWITTAVSTAVFKDKNLQYVFRAQIHSDQYGQAFAGFMSEHAQAKLGMDAKDVKIALIHEDGPYGVGVAAADEAYAKQAGLQVVLREGYSASAPDLSVLVTKIKRAKADVISHAGYNPDITLFLRQARESGLRFKMLFGAGAGYSQLDKLRATFGADIDNFCNIDPVPAQLLDPAKLAPGMGDLIKTMVSRYQAKTGATDVPPHCSMGFNQTWVLLNNVLPVAKEKYGSFEPEAIRKAALDVDIPAGGTIQGYGVKFFPPGTPLSGQNERSTPVVMQNAGEHISVVWPTNIQTQAPVFPLPKSSVYAA is encoded by the coding sequence ATGCCGACGTCACGCAGAACGCTGCTGAAGACTTCCGCCGCGGCCGCAGCCGCCCTCACCTTCGATTGGACGCGCGCGCAGGCCCAGGCCGAGACGGTGCGCGTCGGCGTGATCTACGACCTGACCGGTCCGTTCGCGGCCGGCGGTTCGGTGGCCTCCTCGATCGGCGCACAGATCGCCATCGATCTCGTCAACGAGAGGGGCGGCATCGGCAGCAAGTACAAGGTCTCTCCCGTCGCCGCCGATTCTCAGAGCAAGCCCGACGTCGCGATCAACGAGTCCGAACGCCTGATCAACCAGGAAAAGGTCGACATCATCCTCGGCGTCTATGCGAGCGCACATGCGGTGCCGCTCGCGGCCAAGGTCGAGCAGCAGAAGAAAATCCTCTGGATCACGACCGCAGTCTCGACCGCCGTGTTCAAGGACAAGAACCTGCAATACGTCTTCCGTGCACAAATCCACTCCGACCAGTACGGCCAGGCCTTTGCAGGCTTCATGAGCGAGCACGCGCAGGCCAAGCTCGGCATGGATGCCAAGGACGTCAAGATCGCATTGATCCACGAGGACGGTCCTTATGGCGTCGGCGTCGCCGCGGCGGACGAAGCCTATGCCAAGCAGGCTGGGCTCCAGGTCGTGCTGCGCGAAGGCTATTCGGCCTCGGCGCCGGACCTCTCCGTGCTGGTCACCAAGATCAAGCGCGCCAAGGCCGATGTGATCTCGCATGCCGGCTACAACCCCGACATCACGCTGTTCCTGCGTCAGGCGCGCGAGAGCGGGCTCCGCTTCAAGATGCTGTTCGGCGCCGGAGCGGGCTACAGCCAGCTCGACAAGCTGCGCGCAACGTTCGGTGCAGACATCGACAATTTCTGCAACATCGATCCGGTGCCCGCGCAATTGCTCGATCCCGCAAAACTCGCGCCGGGCATGGGCGATCTGATCAAGACCATGGTCTCGCGCTATCAGGCCAAGACCGGCGCGACCGACGTGCCGCCGCATTGCTCGATGGGTTTCAACCAGACCTGGGTATTGCTGAACAACGTGCTGCCCGTGGCCAAGGAGAAGTATGGCAGCTTCGAGCCCGAAGCCATTCGCAAAGCCGCGCTCGACGTCGACATTCCCGCGGGCGGCACGATCCAGGGCTACGGGGTCAAATTCTTCCCGCCGGGCACGCCGCTGTCCGGCCAGAACGAGCGCTCGACGCCGGTCGTGATGCAGAACGCGGGCGAGCACATCTCCGTGGTCTGGCCGACCAATATCCAGACGCAGGCGCCGGTGTTCCCGCTGCCGAAATCGTCGGTCTACGCAGCGTAG
- a CDS encoding ABC transporter ATP-binding protein, which produces MVATATAEAIDYSSAGAALDIEQLSHAFDIDGAELPVLSDVSIAVEPGEFVALLGPSGCGKSTLLRLVAGLEKPRAGALREDEVRITRPHPSRVVVFQDPTLFPWRSVWDNVALGLEAQGILKSQRQRVDAALDLVGLSAFRNAYPHQLSGGMAQRVALARALVNDPKILILDEPLGKLDSLTRISMQAEIVSLWQRKSFTTLLVTHDVEEALFLANRVIVFSERPARIKADIRVDRPHPRHRGDPYLADLRRQILGLLGLDATW; this is translated from the coding sequence ATGGTAGCCACTGCTACTGCCGAGGCGATTGATTACTCGTCGGCCGGCGCCGCGCTCGACATCGAGCAGCTCAGTCACGCCTTCGACATCGACGGCGCCGAGCTGCCGGTGCTCAGCGACGTCAGCATCGCGGTCGAGCCCGGCGAGTTCGTCGCCTTGCTCGGGCCGTCCGGCTGCGGCAAGTCCACGCTGCTGCGGCTTGTCGCGGGTCTGGAGAAGCCGCGCGCAGGCGCCTTGCGCGAGGACGAGGTCCGCATCACGCGCCCGCATCCCTCCCGCGTCGTCGTGTTCCAGGATCCGACGCTGTTTCCCTGGCGCTCGGTCTGGGACAACGTCGCACTCGGACTGGAGGCGCAGGGCATCTTGAAGAGCCAGCGGCAGCGGGTCGATGCCGCGCTCGATTTGGTCGGGTTGTCCGCGTTCCGCAATGCCTATCCGCACCAGCTCTCGGGCGGCATGGCGCAGCGCGTGGCGCTGGCGCGTGCGCTGGTGAACGACCCAAAGATCCTGATCCTGGACGAGCCACTCGGAAAGCTCGATTCCTTGACCCGGATTTCCATGCAGGCGGAGATCGTCTCGCTGTGGCAGCGCAAGAGCTTCACCACGTTGCTGGTCACCCATGACGTCGAGGAGGCGTTGTTCCTCGCCAACCGCGTCATCGTGTTCAGCGAGCGTCCGGCGCGGATCAAGGCCGACATCCGGGTCGACCGGCCCCATCCGCGCCATCGCGGCGATCCCTATCTTGCGGATTTGCGCCGCCAGATCCTCGGGCTGTTGGGGCTCGACGCCACATGGTGA
- a CDS encoding ABC transporter permease codes for MSTYSLSDGLASGAPRVARAPALADWVRESGAGIAASVAWIAFGLSCLWWEDVGDWSRTHSLGIAAFVIAALALFGTVGADYLGSAGSGLRKRAPWLLALGAFLTVWELATAKFAWLPLPFFPPPQAIIEVYTDDLPKLLDSVFASVKLQLGGYLIGATVGFLTGVSIGWSRAVGYWVHPVLRFIGPLPATAWLPIAFFTFPSSWSASTFLIALATGFPVTVLTWSGVASVSNAYYDVARTLGAKPSFLVLKVAIPAALPHVFVGLFMGLGSSFAVLVVAEMIGVKAGLGWYLQWAQGWAAYSNMYAALIVMSLLCSGAITLLFTIRDRLLVWQKGTVKW; via the coding sequence ATGTCGACGTATTCGCTGTCTGACGGCCTCGCGTCTGGCGCGCCGCGGGTCGCGCGCGCGCCGGCCTTGGCCGACTGGGTGAGGGAATCTGGGGCGGGCATCGCGGCGAGCGTTGCCTGGATCGCCTTTGGCCTGTCATGCTTGTGGTGGGAGGATGTCGGCGACTGGTCACGAACCCATTCGCTCGGCATAGCCGCATTCGTCATCGCGGCGCTCGCGCTGTTCGGCACCGTTGGGGCGGACTATCTCGGTTCTGCCGGATCAGGTTTGCGCAAGCGCGCGCCGTGGCTGCTCGCACTGGGCGCATTCCTGACGGTGTGGGAACTCGCCACCGCAAAATTCGCGTGGCTGCCGCTGCCGTTCTTTCCGCCGCCGCAGGCGATCATCGAGGTCTACACCGACGACCTGCCAAAGCTGCTCGACAGCGTCTTTGCCTCAGTGAAGCTGCAACTCGGCGGCTATCTGATCGGCGCGACGGTCGGCTTCCTCACCGGCGTCTCGATCGGCTGGTCGCGCGCGGTCGGCTATTGGGTGCATCCGGTACTGCGCTTCATCGGCCCTCTGCCGGCGACCGCGTGGCTGCCGATCGCGTTCTTCACGTTCCCGTCGAGCTGGAGCGCCTCGACCTTCCTGATCGCACTCGCAACCGGCTTTCCCGTGACGGTGTTGACGTGGTCGGGCGTCGCGAGCGTCAGCAATGCCTACTACGACGTCGCACGCACGCTGGGGGCAAAACCGTCCTTCCTGGTGCTGAAGGTCGCGATCCCCGCAGCACTGCCGCATGTCTTCGTCGGCCTGTTCATGGGGCTCGGCTCATCCTTTGCCGTGCTTGTCGTCGCCGAGATGATCGGCGTCAAGGCCGGGCTCGGCTGGTACCTGCAATGGGCACAAGGCTGGGCCGCCTATTCCAACATGTATGCCGCGCTGATCGTGATGTCGCTGCTCTGCTCGGGCGCGATCACGCTGCTCTTCACCATCCGCGACCGCCTGCTGGTCTGGCAGAAGGGGACTGTCAAATGGTAG
- a CDS encoding AMP nucleosidase, which produces MIETPPPIATQAFTDADAAVSRLEEIYDRNTQFLRDRFEAYLNGQAFANHVRACYPFVRMTTATHARLDSRLSYGFVAGPGVHETSVTRPDLFRSYLTEQMRLLIENHGVPVEIGESSEPIPVHFAYRRDINIEAALTNDAVGMRTLRDVFDTPNLATMNDSIADGTIELPPGVPEPLSLFPAARVDYSLRRLYHYTGTDPEHFQNFVIFTNYQFYVDAFVQLCQQRLASGEAGLDAFVAPGNVVTNSARLGGGTVGTAPARAPQMPAYHLMQPNYRGITLINIGIGPSNARNVTDHVAVLRPHAWLMIGHCAGLRNTQRLGDYVLAHGYVREDHVLDHELPPWVPIPALAEVQVALEEAVGEVTGLEGFELKRVMRTGTVASVDNRNWEIAGPSVIRRLSQSRAVALDMESAAIAANGYRFRVPYGTLLCVSDKPLHGEIKLAGMASEFYRQRVGQHLEIGLKALERLKQQESERLHSRKLRSFAEVAFQ; this is translated from the coding sequence ATGATCGAGACACCGCCGCCGATTGCCACGCAAGCCTTCACCGATGCCGATGCGGCCGTTTCCCGGCTCGAGGAGATCTACGACCGCAACACGCAGTTCCTGCGAGACCGTTTCGAGGCCTATCTCAACGGCCAGGCCTTCGCCAACCATGTACGCGCCTGCTATCCCTTCGTCAGGATGACGACCGCGACTCATGCGCGGCTGGATTCGCGTCTCTCCTACGGTTTTGTCGCAGGGCCGGGTGTGCACGAGACCAGCGTGACGCGGCCGGATCTGTTCCGGTCCTATCTCACCGAGCAGATGCGCCTCTTGATCGAGAACCATGGCGTGCCGGTCGAGATCGGCGAGTCCAGCGAGCCGATCCCGGTGCATTTCGCCTACCGGCGCGACATCAACATCGAAGCGGCGCTCACCAATGACGCCGTCGGCATGCGGACGCTGCGCGACGTGTTCGATACGCCCAACCTCGCGACGATGAACGATTCGATCGCCGACGGCACGATCGAGCTGCCGCCGGGGGTGCCCGAGCCGCTGTCGCTGTTCCCCGCGGCGCGCGTCGATTATTCGCTGCGCCGGCTCTATCACTACACCGGCACTGATCCCGAGCACTTCCAGAATTTCGTGATCTTCACCAACTACCAGTTCTACGTCGATGCCTTCGTGCAACTGTGCCAGCAGCGGCTGGCGTCGGGCGAAGCCGGCCTCGATGCCTTCGTGGCGCCCGGAAACGTCGTCACGAACAGCGCGCGGCTCGGTGGCGGCACGGTCGGGACTGCGCCGGCGCGCGCCCCGCAGATGCCGGCCTATCATCTGATGCAACCGAACTATCGCGGCATCACGCTGATCAATATCGGGATCGGTCCCTCCAATGCGCGCAATGTCACGGATCACGTCGCAGTGCTACGACCGCATGCCTGGCTGATGATTGGTCATTGCGCGGGCTTGAGGAACACCCAGCGGCTCGGCGACTACGTGCTGGCGCATGGCTACGTCCGCGAGGACCACGTCCTCGACCATGAGCTGCCGCCCTGGGTGCCGATTCCGGCGCTGGCGGAGGTGCAGGTCGCGCTCGAGGAAGCCGTCGGCGAGGTCACCGGGCTCGAAGGATTCGAGCTGAAGCGGGTGATGCGCACCGGAACGGTTGCGAGCGTCGACAATCGCAATTGGGAGATTGCGGGACCCTCCGTCATCCGCCGCCTGTCACAGTCGCGCGCGGTGGCACTCGACATGGAATCGGCCGCGATCGCGGCCAACGGCTACCGCTTCCGCGTGCCTTACGGCACGCTGCTCTGCGTCTCGGACAAGCCGCTGCATGGCGAGATCAAGCTGGCCGGCATGGCCAGCGAGTTCTATCGCCAGCGCGTCGGCCAGCATCTCGAGATCGGCCTGAAGGCGCTGGAGCGACTCAAGCAGCAGGAATCGGAGCGCCTGCATTCGCGCAAGCTCCGCAGTTTTGCCGAGGTCGCGTTTCAGTGA
- a CDS encoding ABC transporter substrate-binding protein — MIRLMLAGALLFGSIDLAAAQTTLRVGDQKGNAQAVMEAAGVLKDIPYKIEWKEFPAAAPLLEALSAGAIETGLVGDAPFTFAAASGAPVKAIAAIRQTREGLAILVPENSPVKTFDDLRGKKIATGRGSIGHQLILAALEKKGWAASDVQIAFLAPSDAKIAYTQGSVDAWSTWEPYVSQEEVLFKSRRIITSEGLTPGLSFQVARPDAIRDKRSELTDFIRRLTAARAWLLTNVNSYAETWGRLMNIPTAVPLNWLSRAKIRIAPIDDSVVVDEQSTIDLYFRWGLIKQKLDAAEIVDRSFSDAIAKGGS; from the coding sequence ATGATCCGGCTCATGCTGGCAGGCGCGCTGCTGTTCGGATCGATCGATCTTGCAGCAGCGCAGACGACCCTTCGCGTCGGCGACCAGAAGGGCAATGCGCAGGCCGTGATGGAGGCGGCCGGCGTCCTCAAGGACATCCCCTACAAGATCGAGTGGAAGGAGTTTCCGGCGGCAGCTCCGCTTCTGGAAGCACTGAGCGCCGGCGCAATCGAGACCGGTCTCGTCGGCGATGCGCCCTTCACCTTCGCCGCTGCCTCGGGCGCACCGGTGAAGGCGATCGCCGCCATCAGGCAGACCCGCGAGGGGCTTGCCATCCTCGTGCCAGAGAATTCCCCGGTCAAAACCTTCGACGATCTCCGCGGCAAGAAGATCGCGACGGGCCGCGGCTCGATCGGCCATCAACTGATCCTCGCCGCGCTGGAGAAAAAGGGCTGGGCCGCAAGCGACGTGCAGATCGCCTTCCTTGCGCCCTCGGACGCCAAGATCGCCTACACCCAAGGATCGGTCGATGCATGGTCGACCTGGGAGCCCTATGTCAGCCAGGAGGAGGTGCTGTTCAAGTCGCGCCGCATCATCACCTCGGAAGGCCTGACGCCGGGCCTGAGCTTTCAGGTGGCGCGGCCCGACGCGATCAGGGACAAGCGCAGCGAACTGACCGACTTCATCCGCCGCCTCACCGCCGCCCGCGCTTGGTTGCTCACCAACGTGAACAGCTATGCCGAGACCTGGGGCAGGTTGATGAACATTCCGACGGCCGTGCCGCTGAACTGGCTGTCGCGCGCAAAGATCCGCATCGCGCCGATCGACGACAGCGTGGTCGTGGACGAGCAGAGCACGATCGACCTCTATTTCCGCTGGGGTCTGATCAAGCAAAAACTCGACGCGGCAGAGATCGTCGACCGCTCCTTTTCAGATGCCATCGCGAAGGGTGGCTCGTAA
- a CDS encoding acyl-CoA dehydrogenase family protein, with amino-acid sequence MVTSAVRGRTAPSEPDYIARAEALAEGFAARAAEHDRAGSFPFQNFRELSEAGLLSLTVPAALGGAGAGARYATRIIGIIGKADASTALVLSMHYINHLVMARSSTWSARLSRKLARETVEGLALINALRVEPELGSPARGGLPATIARRTETGWRLTGRKIYSTGAPILKWYAVWARTDEAEPRVGQFLVPAGLPGTRIVENWDHLGLRASGSHDVVFDDVVIPLDSEIDVRRPEDWRAPDATQATVHTVFIAALYDGVARAARDWLIHFLRARVPANLGAPLATLPRVQEILGAIEARLAVNARLIDSFAGDLDDGVELSPGESNAIKLTVTNNAVAVVEDALSLTSNHGLTRANPLERHLRDVLCGRVHTPQDDSTRIGLGRAALGL; translated from the coding sequence ATGGTGACCTCTGCAGTCAGGGGGCGCACGGCCCCGAGCGAGCCTGATTACATCGCACGTGCCGAGGCGCTTGCCGAGGGCTTTGCCGCACGTGCAGCCGAACACGACCGCGCCGGCAGCTTTCCTTTCCAAAATTTTCGCGAGCTGTCCGAGGCCGGCCTGCTGTCGCTGACGGTGCCGGCTGCGCTGGGCGGTGCAGGGGCGGGCGCCCGCTATGCGACGCGCATCATCGGCATCATCGGTAAGGCCGACGCGTCGACGGCGCTGGTGCTGTCGATGCATTACATCAACCATCTCGTGATGGCGCGCAGTTCCACCTGGTCCGCCCGGCTTTCGCGCAAGCTCGCCCGCGAAACCGTGGAAGGCCTCGCGCTCATCAACGCGCTACGTGTCGAACCCGAGCTCGGCTCGCCCGCCCGGGGCGGATTGCCGGCGACGATCGCCCGGCGCACGGAGACCGGCTGGCGCCTCACCGGCCGCAAGATCTATTCAACGGGCGCGCCGATCCTGAAATGGTACGCAGTCTGGGCCAGGACCGACGAGGCGGAACCGCGTGTCGGCCAGTTCCTCGTACCGGCGGGCCTACCGGGCACGCGCATCGTCGAGAACTGGGATCACCTCGGCCTGCGCGCCAGCGGCAGCCATGATGTCGTGTTCGACGATGTCGTCATTCCGCTCGACTCCGAGATCGACGTCCGCAGACCCGAAGACTGGCGGGCGCCTGACGCCACGCAGGCGACCGTCCATACCGTCTTCATCGCGGCGCTCTATGACGGTGTCGCGCGCGCCGCGCGCGACTGGCTGATCCACTTTCTTAGGGCTCGCGTGCCCGCAAATCTCGGCGCGCCGCTGGCAACGCTGCCGCGCGTGCAGGAGATTCTTGGCGCGATCGAGGCGCGGCTCGCCGTGAACGCCCGCCTCATCGACAGCTTCGCCGGCGATCTCGACGACGGTGTCGAGCTGTCGCCCGGCGAATCCAACGCGATCAAGCTCACCGTCACCAACAACGCCGTCGCCGTGGTCGAGGACGCCCTGTCGCTGACCAGCAACCACGGGCTCACCCGCGCCAATCCGCTGGAGCGCCATCTTCGCGACGTGCTGTGCGGCCGGGTGCACACGCCGCAGGACGATTCGACGCGCATCGGCCTCGGCCGTGCCGCATTGGGACTTTGA
- a CDS encoding LLM class flavin-dependent oxidoreductase: MSIEFIGFISNNNSSETIVREGPVLNPTHIETVAKAHENAGFDRALLAFHSTTPDALQVAQHVLNVTDSLNVLIAQRPGFTAPTLLARQFATLDQFSRGRVALHVITGGNATELRQDGNTLDDKDERYARTSEFLDVVRLEWTSDKPFTYKGRYYQVENGFSQVKPYRPEGIRIYLGGASEAAIEAAGRHADTFALWGESYAQVRDVTSRVHNAAIRQGRPTPRFSLSVRPIIAPTEKQAWEKAEAILARATELQDKTGYRKPADGHATAGARRLLALADQGSRIDKRLWTEIAKLTGANSNTTALVGTPEQVAEIFGDYYDLGITHFLIRGFDPLIDTIEYGRELIPLTRKLIAERQVARGEAAE, encoded by the coding sequence ATGTCGATCGAATTCATCGGCTTTATCAGCAACAACAATTCGTCGGAGACGATCGTCCGCGAGGGGCCGGTCCTCAACCCCACTCATATCGAGACCGTGGCCAAGGCCCACGAGAATGCCGGCTTTGATCGCGCGCTGCTGGCGTTCCATTCGACCACGCCCGATGCCCTTCAGGTCGCCCAGCACGTGCTCAACGTGACTGATAGCCTCAACGTGCTGATCGCGCAGCGGCCCGGTTTCACCGCGCCGACGCTGCTGGCGCGGCAGTTCGCAACGCTCGACCAGTTCTCGCGCGGCCGTGTCGCACTGCACGTCATCACCGGCGGCAATGCGACAGAGCTTCGGCAGGACGGAAACACTCTCGACGACAAGGACGAGCGCTACGCCCGCACCAGCGAATTTTTGGATGTGGTCCGGCTGGAATGGACCAGCGACAAGCCCTTCACTTACAAGGGCCGGTATTACCAGGTCGAGAACGGATTTTCCCAAGTGAAGCCGTATCGCCCCGAGGGCATCCGCATCTATTTGGGCGGCGCGTCCGAGGCCGCGATCGAGGCCGCCGGCCGGCACGCCGACACCTTTGCGCTCTGGGGCGAGTCCTACGCGCAAGTGCGCGACGTCACCTCGCGCGTCCACAATGCCGCGATCCGGCAGGGACGGCCGACGCCGCGCTTTTCTCTCTCGGTACGACCGATCATTGCGCCGACGGAAAAGCAGGCCTGGGAGAAGGCTGAGGCGATCCTCGCGCGTGCCACCGAGCTCCAGGACAAGACCGGCTACCGCAAGCCGGCCGACGGTCACGCCACCGCAGGCGCGCGCCGCCTGCTCGCGCTCGCCGACCAGGGCAGCCGGATCGACAAGCGGCTCTGGACCGAGATCGCAAAACTCACCGGCGCCAACAGCAACACCACGGCCCTCGTCGGCACGCCCGAGCAGGTCGCCGAAATCTTCGGCGACTACTACGATCTCGGCATCACCCATTTCCTGATCCGCGGCTTCGATCCGCTGATCGACACCATCGAATACGGCCGCGAGTTGATCCCGCTGACGCGCAAGCTGATCGCCGAACGTCAGGTGGCGCGCGGCGAGGCCGCGGAATGA
- a CDS encoding septal ring lytic transglycosylase RlpA family protein produces the protein MRALTMLSVCVAIFSLAVVSFAHAESGLASYYGYGKTGKNGELTCAHRTRPFGSVLKVSYGSRSIQCRVNDRGPFIRGRIVDLSVPAARALGMMSAGVVRVSVD, from the coding sequence GTGCGAGCGCTGACGATGTTATCTGTCTGTGTTGCTATTTTTTCTCTAGCCGTCGTTTCTTTTGCGCATGCCGAAAGCGGCCTTGCCTCATATTACGGATACGGAAAAACCGGCAAGAACGGTGAGCTGACCTGTGCCCACCGCACGCGTCCGTTCGGCAGCGTGCTCAAGGTGTCCTACGGCAGCCGCTCGATTCAATGTCGGGTCAATGATCGTGGTCCCTTCATCCGTGGCCGCATCGTCGATCTCTCGGTCCCCGCCGCCCGCGCGCTCGGCATGATGAGCGCCGGCGTGGTCCGCGTCTCGGTGGATTAG
- a CDS encoding CmcJ/NvfI family oxidoreductase: MGLQETKIESLPFVTAELNYLAPTPGKPRTYAFDPPPGEPKSTSLPEPHQVPIFDARLIADSVSLDREGFALVRYPTRIKDFYNDEEVRAVYYPAVEAFLRATLKADRVFIFDHTVRRRVEGGADIRGAGPRQPATRVHVDQTVVSGANRVREHLPDEAEELLKGRVQVINLWRPIRGPLRDSPLAMADGTTVAPEDLVASDLIYPNRSGETYSVKYNPNHRWFYFPEMTPDEALLLKCYDSATDGRTRFGPHTAFVDPTTPTDAAPRESIELRTLVFHKP; this comes from the coding sequence ATGGGCCTGCAAGAAACAAAAATCGAATCGCTTCCCTTCGTCACCGCTGAACTCAACTATCTCGCGCCAACTCCAGGCAAGCCGCGCACCTACGCGTTCGATCCGCCGCCGGGCGAGCCGAAAAGCACGTCGCTGCCCGAGCCGCACCAGGTGCCGATCTTCGACGCGCGCCTGATTGCCGACAGCGTCTCACTCGACCGCGAAGGCTTTGCGCTGGTGCGTTACCCGACCCGGATAAAGGACTTCTACAACGACGAAGAGGTGAGGGCGGTCTATTATCCCGCCGTCGAAGCCTTCCTCAGGGCGACGCTGAAGGCCGATCGTGTGTTCATTTTCGATCACACCGTGCGCAGGCGCGTCGAGGGTGGGGCCGATATCCGCGGCGCCGGTCCGCGCCAGCCCGCGACGCGCGTCCATGTCGACCAGACCGTCGTCTCCGGCGCGAACCGCGTACGTGAACATCTGCCCGATGAAGCCGAGGAGCTCTTGAAGGGTCGCGTGCAGGTGATCAATCTCTGGCGTCCTATCCGTGGGCCGTTGCGGGACTCGCCGCTGGCGATGGCCGACGGCACGACGGTCGCGCCGGAGGATCTCGTCGCCTCCGACCTGATCTATCCGAACCGGAGCGGCGAGACCTATTCGGTCAAATACAATCCCAATCACCGCTGGTTCTATTTCCCCGAGATGACGCCAGACGAGGCGCTGTTGCTGAAGTGCTACGACTCGGCAACCGACGGCCGCACCCGCTTTGGGCCGCACACCGCCTTTGTCGACCCGACCACTCCCACTGACGCCGCCCCGCGCGAGAGTATCGAGCTGCGCACGCTGGTATTCCACAAACCGTAA